The Streptomyces aurantiacus genome includes a region encoding these proteins:
- a CDS encoding ferredoxin yields MQQEAGVDSEALEVWIDQDLCTGDGICVQYAPEVFELDIDGLAYVKGSEDELLQAPGATTPVPLTLLRDVADSAKECPGDCIHVRRVSDSVEVYGPDAG; encoded by the coding sequence GTGCAGCAGGAGGCCGGAGTCGACAGCGAGGCACTCGAGGTCTGGATCGACCAGGACCTGTGCACCGGCGACGGGATCTGCGTGCAGTACGCGCCCGAGGTCTTCGAGCTGGACATCGACGGTCTGGCCTACGTGAAGGGCTCGGAGGACGAGCTGCTGCAGGCCCCGGGCGCGACAACGCCCGTACCCCTGACGCTTCTGCGTGACGTCGCCGACTCCGCGAAGGAGTGCCCGGGCGACTGCATCCACGTCCGTCGCGTTTCGGACAGCGTCGAGGTCTACGGTCCGGACGCGGGGTGA